A genomic window from Indioceanicola profundi includes:
- a CDS encoding DsrE family protein, whose amino-acid sequence MRRLMSLTAATLIGMAATTWSNIGAADDHYGKQKVVYHINESGGENSQAYRRALNNVQNHINAVGKDNIDVKVVLHGDGVELLRDAVDNPKLQADVTSLKTQSVSFAVCNNTLTGREIDYEKDLFEVWEENIVPSGVAELSRLQQMGYTYIKP is encoded by the coding sequence ATGCGTCGCCTAATGTCATTGACGGCAGCCACGCTGATCGGCATGGCCGCAACGACCTGGTCCAACATAGGGGCCGCCGACGACCACTATGGCAAGCAGAAGGTTGTCTACCATATCAACGAGAGCGGAGGGGAAAACTCCCAAGCCTATCGTCGTGCGCTAAACAACGTGCAGAACCACATCAATGCTGTCGGTAAGGACAACATTGATGTGAAGGTCGTCTTACACGGCGATGGAGTCGAACTGCTGCGCGATGCGGTCGACAACCCCAAGCTCCAGGCCGACGTGACAAGCCTGAAAACGCAGAGCGTCAGCTTTGCCGTCTGCAACAACACGCTCACCGGCCGAGAGATAGACTACGAGAAGGATCTGTTTGAAGTCTGGGAGGAGAACATCGTTCCTTCCGGGGTTGCCGAACTGTCCCGGCTGCAGCAGATGGGCTACACATACATAAAGCCATAA